A window of the Tenebrio molitor chromosome 1, icTenMoli1.1, whole genome shotgun sequence genome harbors these coding sequences:
- the LPCAT gene encoding lysophosphatidylcholine acyltransferase 2 isoform X4, whose protein sequence is MEIRRISAHLIRFLFVAGGFRLRVIGKQSDRTAAPVVALAPHSSFMDSLAMVYMGGPSIVAKGETAAIPFFGKLINFTQPVYVWRDDPDSRQNTIKEIISRATSDQDWPQILIFPEGTCTNRSCLITFKPGAFYPGVPIQPVCIRYPNKLDTVTWTWEGPSALKLLWLTLTQPYSYCEIEFLPVYTPNEEEKRDPKLFANNVRAVMAKALGVPVSDYTYGDCKLMARAKEMNLPNATSLVEIQKIRHRLNLHQANVEENLLNSNVLCQNCDRIIFSEFCKLLNLSPNEHATQHLFRLYDKNCNGVIDFRDYLLGVLALSNSRTTLDAVKLACKIYDTSGLGRLSVEDFSKALFHTLAFSKEYAFEIFEQVDRNKLGYITFDNFLAYAVKKAEFANLFSLSHEEKFIPQRNGEICPNDFAKKVD, encoded by the exons ATGGAAA TACGACGAATATCGGCTCACTTGATCCGATTCTTGTTCGTCGCTGGAGGATTTCGTCTCAGGGTGATAGGCAAACAGTCGGATCGTACGGCAGCACCTGTAGTGGCTTTAGCACCTCATTCTTCTTTCATGGACAGCCTCGCCATGGTGTACATGGGGGGACCCTCAATTGTGGCTAAGGGAGAAACTGCAGCTATACCTTTTTTCGGGA AACTGATCAACTTCACCCAGCCCGTGTACGTCTGGAGAGACGATCCGGACTCGCGCCAGAACACCATCAAGGAGATCATCAGCAGGGCCACGTCCGACCAGGACTGGCCCCAGATCCTCATATTTCCAGAAGGGACGTGCACGAACAGGTCGTGCTTGATCACCTTCAAACCCGGGGCCTTCTACCCGGGGGTTCCCATCCAGCCCGTCTGCATCCGCTACCCCAACAAGCTGGACACGGTCACGTGGACGTGGGAGGGGCCGAGCGC gCTGAAGCTGCTCTGGCTGACGCTGACTCAGCCGTACAGCTATTGCGAAATCGAATTTTTGCCGGTTTACACTCCGAACGAGGAGGAGAAGCGGGATCCCAAGTTGTTCGCCAATAATGTTAGAGCTGTTATGGCAAA AGCTTTAGGTGTTCCGGTGTCGGACTACACTTACGGAGACTGCAAGCTGATGGCGAGAGCGAAGGAAATGAATCTGCCGAACGCGACTTCCTTGGTTGAAATACAAAAGATCAGGCATCGACTCAA CCTACACCAAGCGAACGTAGAAGAAAACTTACTCAACTCCAACGTGCTTTGCCAAAACTGCGACAGGATCATTTTTTCggaattttgtaaattgttaaATCTGTCGCCGAACGAACACGCCACTCAGCATTTATTTAGATTATACGATAAA aattgtaACGGTGTCATCGATTTCCGGGATTATCTGCTCGGGGTTCTGGCGCTGTCAAACAGCCGAACGACGCTAGACGCTGTCAAATTAGCTTGTAAG ATTTACGACACCAGCGGTTTGGGGAGGCTTTCCGTGGAAGACTTCAGCAAAGCGCTGTTCCACACGCTGGCGTTCAGCAAAGAGTACGCCTTCGAAATATTCGAACAAGTAGACAGAAATAAACTTGGGTATATTACATTTG ACAACTTCCTCGCCTATGCGGTGAAAAAGGCCGAATTCGCGAACCTGTTTAGTCTAAGTCACGAAGAGAAGTTCATTCCACAAAGGAACGGCGAAATCTGCCCCAACGACTTCGCCAAGAAGGTCGACTGA
- the LPCAT gene encoding lysophosphatidylcholine acyltransferase 2 isoform X5 → MEKSVYRAGGMNVVVKGKQADRKEAPILVIAPHSTFLDGGIIYATGFPSIIVRRESGTNPYIGKLINFTQPVYVWRDDPDSRQNTIKEIISRATSDQDWPQILIFPEGTCTNRSCLITFKPGAFYPGVPIQPVCIRYPNKLDTVTWTWEGPSALKLLWLTLTQPYSYCEIEFLPVYTPNEEEKRDPKLFANNVRAVMAKALGVPVSDYTYGDCKLMARAKEMNLPNATSLVEIQKIRHRLNLHQANVEENLLNSNVLCQNCDRIIFSEFCKLLNLSPNEHATQHLFRLYDKNCNGVIDFRDYLLGVLALSNSRTTLDAVKLACKIYDTSGLGRLSVEDFSKALFHTLAFSKEYAFEIFEQVDRNKLGYITFDNFLAYAVKKAEFANLFSLSHEEKFIPQRNGEICPNDFAKKVD, encoded by the exons AGCGTGTACCGAGCTGGAGGGATGAACGTGGTCGTGAAAGGTAAACAAGCCGACCGCAAGGAAGCACCGATTTTAGTGATAGCTCCTCACTCGACCTTCCTGGATGGAGGGATAATCTACGCCACCGGCTTTCCCTCGATCATTGTTAGACGGGAAAGCGGTACAAATCCCTACATAGGAA AACTGATCAACTTCACCCAGCCCGTGTACGTCTGGAGAGACGATCCGGACTCGCGCCAGAACACCATCAAGGAGATCATCAGCAGGGCCACGTCCGACCAGGACTGGCCCCAGATCCTCATATTTCCAGAAGGGACGTGCACGAACAGGTCGTGCTTGATCACCTTCAAACCCGGGGCCTTCTACCCGGGGGTTCCCATCCAGCCCGTCTGCATCCGCTACCCCAACAAGCTGGACACGGTCACGTGGACGTGGGAGGGGCCGAGCGC gCTGAAGCTGCTCTGGCTGACGCTGACTCAGCCGTACAGCTATTGCGAAATCGAATTTTTGCCGGTTTACACTCCGAACGAGGAGGAGAAGCGGGATCCCAAGTTGTTCGCCAATAATGTTAGAGCTGTTATGGCAAA AGCTTTAGGTGTTCCGGTGTCGGACTACACTTACGGAGACTGCAAGCTGATGGCGAGAGCGAAGGAAATGAATCTGCCGAACGCGACTTCCTTGGTTGAAATACAAAAGATCAGGCATCGACTCAA CCTACACCAAGCGAACGTAGAAGAAAACTTACTCAACTCCAACGTGCTTTGCCAAAACTGCGACAGGATCATTTTTTCggaattttgtaaattgttaaATCTGTCGCCGAACGAACACGCCACTCAGCATTTATTTAGATTATACGATAAA aattgtaACGGTGTCATCGATTTCCGGGATTATCTGCTCGGGGTTCTGGCGCTGTCAAACAGCCGAACGACGCTAGACGCTGTCAAATTAGCTTGTAAG ATTTACGACACCAGCGGTTTGGGGAGGCTTTCCGTGGAAGACTTCAGCAAAGCGCTGTTCCACACGCTGGCGTTCAGCAAAGAGTACGCCTTCGAAATATTCGAACAAGTAGACAGAAATAAACTTGGGTATATTACATTTG ACAACTTCCTCGCCTATGCGGTGAAAAAGGCCGAATTCGCGAACCTGTTTAGTCTAAGTCACGAAGAGAAGTTCATTCCACAAAGGAACGGCGAAATCTGCCCCAACGACTTCGCCAAGAAGGTCGACTGA